A section of the bacterium genome encodes:
- a CDS encoding formyltransferase family protein, with translation MSYKFGIFSTGRDNEAIKLFQEVYSSIEKGVINGEITYLFCNRVEGEKEITDSLLKLARDCGIELITFSSKNFKREMREKAVEESKSEGSDSPLLIQWRNEYDKEIMERIPQSFDIYLVGYMLIIGPEMCKSYNILNLHPAPPGGPQGSWQEVMRKLIESNAKEAGCMMHLVTPELDKGPPISYCTFPIVGRDYEPLWKEYYSTGNYCKLFSKIREEEFRRESPLVIHTIKAFADGKVRIEEKRVVTTEGEATKGYCLNETIK, from the coding sequence ATGAGCTATAAGTTTGGAATATTCTCTACAGGAAGAGATAATGAAGCGATCAAGCTTTTTCAAGAAGTATATAGTAGCATTGAAAAAGGAGTTATAAACGGAGAGATAACCTATCTATTCTGCAACAGAGTTGAAGGAGAAAAGGAGATAACCGACTCGCTTCTTAAATTGGCAAGAGACTGCGGGATTGAGTTAATCACTTTTTCTTCTAAAAATTTTAAGAGAGAAATGAGAGAGAAGGCTGTTGAGGAAAGCAAAAGTGAGGGAAGCGATTCTCCTCTCCTTATCCAGTGGAGAAACGAGTATGATAAAGAAATAATGGAGAGGATTCCTCAATCCTTCGACATTTATCTCGTAGGTTACATGCTTATAATTGGACCTGAAATGTGTAAGTCTTACAACATTCTGAATCTCCATCCAGCACCACCTGGTGGTCCTCAAGGTAGCTGGCAGGAAGTGATGAGGAAATTGATTGAGTCAAATGCAAAAGAAGCGGGTTGTATGATGCATCTGGTAACGCCTGAATTAGACAAGGGTCCTCCCATCTCCTATTGCACATTCCCCATTGTGGGAAGAGATTACGAGCCACTGTGGAAGGAGTACTACTCTACCGGCAACTACTGTAAGCTCTTCTCTAAAATTCGGGAAGAAGAATTCAGAAGAGAATCTCCTCTGGTTATTCATACAATAAAAGCATTTGCTGATGGAAAAGTACGGATAGAGGAAAAGAGGGTTGTAACCACAGAGGGCGAAGCCACAAAAGGTTATTGCTTGAACGAAACTATAAAATAA
- the purM gene encoding phosphoribosylformylglycinamidine cyclo-ligase, translating into MVTYKEAGVDIKKAEKLVKKIKGIVSGIGGFSGLYPMKLARYKKPFLVASTDGVGTKLKIAQLIRKHDTVGIDLVAMCVNDIITCGAKPMFFLDYFATGKLELGVAEEVIKGIHKGCLQGGCSLIGGETAEMPGFYKKGEYDLAGFCVGIVDRKEVIDGKKIKPGDIIFGLPSSGLHSNGFSLVRKIFSQKELRSLGKELLKPTKIYVKDVLSVRSIVRGIAHITGGGFIDNITRILPQGCQAIIHKGSWKVPRIFQLVQKKGKIKEKEMFHTFNMGIGMVLIVSPAKRKRLLSRLPQARSIGEVVSGRRQVKII; encoded by the coding sequence ATGGTTACTTATAAAGAAGCCGGAGTAGACATTAAGAAGGCAGAGAAGCTGGTAAAGAAAATAAAGGGAATTGTTTCTGGAATCGGAGGATTCTCAGGTCTTTACCCGATGAAGCTGGCAAGATATAAGAAACCTTTTCTCGTTGCTTCCACTGACGGGGTGGGAACAAAACTAAAAATTGCGCAACTCATAAGAAAACATGATACAGTAGGCATTGACCTTGTGGCAATGTGTGTTAACGACATTATAACTTGTGGAGCAAAACCTATGTTCTTCCTTGACTACTTTGCCACGGGAAAGCTGGAGCTGGGAGTTGCTGAGGAAGTAATCAAGGGAATTCATAAAGGCTGCCTTCAGGGTGGTTGCTCATTAATAGGAGGGGAGACTGCTGAGATGCCCGGTTTCTATAAAAAAGGCGAATACGATTTAGCCGGCTTTTGTGTGGGCATTGTGGATAGAAAAGAAGTAATAGATGGAAAAAAGATTAAACCGGGTGATATAATTTTTGGTCTTCCTTCTTCAGGCTTGCATAGTAATGGTTTCTCTCTGGTGCGCAAGATTTTTTCCCAGAAAGAATTGAGAAGCCTGGGTAAGGAGTTATTGAAACCCACAAAGATATATGTGAAAGATGTCCTTTCAGTAAGGTCTATTGTGCGGGGAATTGCCCATATTACGGGAGGAGGATTTATTGATAATATTACTCGTATTCTCCCTCAGGGGTGCCAGGCGATAATCCATAAAGGTTCCTGGAAGGTTCCCCGAATTTTCCAGCTCGTTCAGAAAAAGGGAAAGATTAAAGAAAAAGAGATGTTTCATACTTTCAATATGGGAATAGGCATGGTTCTGATTGTCTCTCCGGCTAAAAGAAAGAGACTCTTATCTCGTTTACCACAGGCTCGCTCTATTGGAGAGGTGGTCTCTGGCAGGCGTCAGGTGAAAATAATATGA